The genomic interval AATCAAGTATTGTTTGGTGAACATTTTAAAGTTCTTGAAAGAGAAAACAAATGGAGTAAAATTTCTTTACATTTTGATAGTTACGAAGGTTATATTGATAATAAACAGTTTGAAGAAATTTCTGAAGAAACATATCATCAGTTATCAGAAGAAAATCCAAAATATAGTGGTGAGCTAATTGATTTTATTACCAATAATACAAGTCAACTTTCTACCATTTCTATAGGGTCTAGATTGCCTTTTTTACATAATCATAGTTTCAATATAAATGATCGTATTTTTTCATATAAAGGAATTACTTTTTCAGAAAAACTACCTAAATCAGAAATCGTACAAAAAGCTTTTTTATTTTTAAATACACCCTACTTATGGGGAGGGAAAACACCCTTCGGAATTGATTGCTCTGGTTTTACTCAGTTGGTTTACAAACTATGTGGACATCAATTATTAAGAGACGCTAAAGAACAAGCAACGCAAGGAGAAGTGTTAAGTTTTATTGAAGAAAGTGAACCTGGAGATTTAGCTTTTTTTGATAATGAAGAAGGCACTATTACACATGTTGGAATCATTATGAAAGATTATAATATTATACATGCTCATGGTAAAGTACGTATTGATAAATTAGATCATAGCGGTATTTATAATGTAGATACACAACAACATTCTCACAAACTCAGAGTCATTAAAAAAATGATATAAAAAAACCGAAACAATTTGTTTCGGTTTTTTTATATACATCTAAACTTTAGTTTAGTTTGTTTTCATTGATTTATACAAAGCTCTAAATTTATCTGCCTTTTCTTCCATTTCTAGTGTATCATATAAATTTAGTAAAGTTCTAACAGTATCAATATCTCTTTCTAACTCATCAGCTTTTTCTAAATAAGGTATTGCTTCTTTATGAACAGCTTTTTGTTCCAATTCTAACGCATCATACTTTTTAAAGTTATCTAAATTATTGTTCATTTCTTCAATAATAGATTTCTCTTTATCTAAAACAGCAACTGCTAAATTCATATATGCATCTCTGTAATCTGGCTTTAACTCAATTGCTTTTTTGTAATATTTTTTAGCATCATCAACTCTTTTTTGATTCATACTAACAACCCCTAAGTTATAAAACAATGTTGGATTTGTTGGATCTAACTCAGTTGCTTCTTTCATTAACTCTCCAAATTTATCCATCCTTTTTAACTTAATGTATAAATCTGCTTCAGTTAATAA from Lutibacter sp. Hel_I_33_5 carries:
- a CDS encoding C40 family peptidase is translated as MSYGICNLSIVPLRLESTDTSEMVNQVLFGEHFKVLERENKWSKISLHFDSYEGYIDNKQFEEISEETYHQLSEENPKYSGELIDFITNNTSQLSTISIGSRLPFLHNHSFNINDRIFSYKGITFSEKLPKSEIVQKAFLFLNTPYLWGGKTPFGIDCSGFTQLVYKLCGHQLLRDAKEQATQGEVLSFIEESEPGDLAFFDNEEGTITHVGIIMKDYNIIHAHGKVRIDKLDHSGIYNVDTQQHSHKLRVIKKMI